The DNA window GCAAAGTGAAAGCCCATTCCGGGGACGTACGGTGAAACGGGCACATAACCGTCCGCCCGGGCCGCCTCAATGTCTCGATATTTCTTGGTATTCTGTCGGACGGCATTCAACTGCTGGGCGAGAGACGCCTCAATTGCCGTCCCTTGCTTTTGTATCACTGATGATTCCTGGTCCAGGGGCTCTATCGTCTCCGAACGGGGGGCAACCCCATCGCACCCGATCGAGAATAATCCAATGACAAGTGTAATGACAAGTGCTCCTGGGAATCGTCTCATAGCATCCTCCTTACGTTTTTATAGAGACGCGGATCGTAAAACTAGAGAGACATGTCCATCCGCACCATAGAGGAGGGGGCAACCACCTGTGGGCTTATGGCGTACCCAATCGTACGCGACATCCACAGGACCCGGATTTGCCCGAGTCGAGAGACCATGCTATGAGGAAAACGAGCCTCTGCCGTACAGTCACCAAATGCTAAAGAGCATTCCGGCTACGAGGAGCCCAACGAGGGTCTGAAGCGAAATCTCAATCGGCATCATGGTCTCTTATTCTACTGACTCCATACGCGGGGAGCGATCCTTTATTTTGTTCCCGCATGCTTCACAGATTAAGACGGCGGTGGCATCGTCCGCATCTTCCAAACCTGCTCCGTGCCGCCGATGGATCGTGAGACGATTCTGACACGCACAGTAGCGATAGCGATCTTCTTTTCCTTTCATTTGTGAGGCTGGAGACGGTCGGAGGGTGGGCGAAAACCGTATTGGAGAACCTTCTCTCAAGGGGACGACCGAAAAACCAATACGTTACAAGAGCGTGAGCGAGAGCCCAAGACGAATGCCATCGCCTTCGCTTTTCCGGACTTGATCGGATCAGAGAGCGATTTGTGTTCGTCCGAGCGTATCCGTCGCGTTGAATCGCCTCACCTTCCTCCCGTGGTACAACACATCCGTCCCCTCCTCGAATCGATCGATGGGGAGTGTGCTGTGGCCGTCCGCTCCCTGGAGGCGTCGAGCGAAGAAGTGCTACTCGATGCCAACGTGGAATTCCATGCCGCCAGCACGATGAAGGTGCCGGTGATGGTGGAGCTGTATCGCCAGGCCGCGAACGGTCAGTTTTCTCTCGACGATTCGATTCGGGTCGAGAACGAATTTCGGAGCATCGTCGACGAAAGCCCCTACGCCCTAGATCCTGCGGACGATAGCCACGACGCGCTGTACGAACACCTCGGGGACCGGCGGTCGATTCGCACGTTGATGCGCGTCATGATTACGGCCAGCAGCAATCTTGCGACGAACCTTCTCCTTGAGGTGGTGGGGCCGGAGAAGGTAACTCGCACAATGCACCGATTGGGGGCCGAGGGCCTTCAGGTGCGGCGCGGCGTGGAGGATTCGAAGGCGTTCCGGAGGAACCGCAACAATACGACGACGGCGCACGGCCTCCTCGTGTTGTTTGAGCACATCGCCCGCGGCACGGCCGTCAGTGAAGAGGCCTCGGCCGAGATGATCAATATTCTGAAGGCACAAGAACACACGGAGATGATTCCCGCTCGTCTGCCCGATACGGTAGAGGTGGCGCACAAGACAGGATGGATCACGGGCGTCCGCCACGATGCCGGGATCGTGTTTGTCCCCGAGGGACCGACGTACGTACTCGTGCTCCTCTCGCGCAACCTGTCGGACGTGCCCGCTGGGGTTGAGACACTCTCGCGGATCTCACGTGTCGTGTACGATGCCCAGAGGGGGTCCTGAGAGGGAGTTCATGCCTTTGCCTTTCGGCCCGTACGCGTCGAGAGGCCAAAGGGCAGGTACAGCGGGCACGTGCCCACCGCACTGGTGAGCAAGAAAATCACAGACACCGTGCCCAGGATCCAG is part of the Salinibacter sp. 10B genome and encodes:
- a CDS encoding serine hydrolase, which gives rise to MVQHIRPLLESIDGECAVAVRSLEASSEEVLLDANVEFHAASTMKVPVMVELYRQAANGQFSLDDSIRVENEFRSIVDESPYALDPADDSHDALYEHLGDRRSIRTLMRVMITASSNLATNLLLEVVGPEKVTRTMHRLGAEGLQVRRGVEDSKAFRRNRNNTTTAHGLLVLFEHIARGTAVSEEASAEMINILKAQEHTEMIPARLPDTVEVAHKTGWITGVRHDAGIVFVPEGPTYVLVLLSRNLSDVPAGVETLSRISRVVYDAQRGS
- a CDS encoding DUF2892 domain-containing protein, giving the protein MTKNMGFFDRVIRVLAALFVGILFITGQISGLTAWILGTVSVIFLLTSAVGTCPLYLPFGLSTRTGRKAKA